From Planctomycetota bacterium, a single genomic window includes:
- the treY gene encoding malto-oligosyltrehalose synthase encodes MATYRLQFNRHFTLRQAADLVPYLAELGISDPYASPLLAARPGSLHGYDVVDPTRLNPELGTEEDFEALARELRRRDMGLVLDIVPNHMCVADPSNRWWADVLENGPSSPYARYFDIDWHPPKAELVNKVLLPFLGDQYGRVLENQELRIVFQAGAFLVAVYDKLLPLAPRSWRRLLEPALDSLRRSLPEHDPHRMELESILTALEHLPGRDETRPEKVRERLREKEVIRRRLAALVEASSDVRAAVDRSLEEVNGRRGDPRSFDRLEALLEDQAYRLCFWQVAADEINYRRFFDLNELAAIRVEDPEVFEAVHGAVLEYVRRGWVTGLRVDHVDGLYDPLAYLRALQEAAARARGAAEDPARLALYVVVEKILMRDERLSPDWPVHGTTGYDFLNVLNGLFVDPRGAEALGDFYRRFAGGAADVREALATCKKFIMHVSMASELFMLACRLDAISEQHRWSRDFTRESQRFALREVAAWFPVYRTYIRGEGEAISPEDRRHVREAVLEARRRSPATSPSLFEFIRQVWLLEHPDGLTEAQREERRQFVMRLQQFTGPVMAKGLEDTLFYRHFPLASANEVGAEPGRMAASLEEFHARNAERVISWPHALLATSTHDTKRSEDVRARLNVLSEMPGAWAEAVERWRRLNRPHKSIVEGREAPDANEEYLYYQTLVGAWPPGAPSPAEREEFARRIEEYMVKALREAKLHTSWITPNEPYEAAAREFVRRTLDPVASAAFVADVASFQAPVSRAGMLNALSQTVLKIASPGVPDFYQGTEIWDFSLVDPDNRRPVDYERRRALLASLRDEEAAAPEGLAARLLARPEDGRIKMHVMRASLRFRGAARELFERGSYVPLAVSGTRAAHVCAFARRLGTRAAVVAAGRFFLALGAAERPPVGRGAWGDTALMLPADLVERSWRDVLTGRRIPAGPRTALADLFAELPVALLEAVS; translated from the coding sequence GTGGCGACCTACCGGCTGCAATTCAACCGTCACTTCACGCTCCGGCAGGCGGCGGACCTCGTGCCCTATTTGGCGGAGCTCGGGATCAGCGACCCGTACGCCTCGCCGCTTCTGGCGGCGCGGCCGGGCAGCCTTCACGGCTACGACGTGGTGGACCCCACCCGCCTGAATCCCGAGTTGGGGACGGAAGAGGATTTCGAGGCTCTGGCCCGGGAACTCCGGCGCCGCGACATGGGGCTCGTCCTGGACATCGTGCCCAACCACATGTGCGTGGCCGATCCCTCCAACCGCTGGTGGGCGGATGTCCTGGAGAACGGCCCGAGCTCCCCTTACGCGCGCTATTTCGACATCGATTGGCATCCTCCGAAGGCGGAGCTCGTCAACAAGGTGCTCCTTCCCTTCCTGGGGGATCAGTACGGGCGGGTCCTCGAGAACCAGGAGCTGCGGATCGTCTTCCAGGCGGGAGCGTTCCTCGTGGCGGTGTACGACAAGCTCCTTCCGCTGGCGCCGCGGAGCTGGAGGCGGCTTCTGGAGCCGGCCCTGGACTCCCTGCGCCGGTCCCTCCCGGAGCACGATCCCCACCGCATGGAACTTGAAAGCATTTTGACGGCCCTCGAGCATCTGCCGGGTCGCGACGAGACGCGGCCGGAGAAGGTCCGCGAGCGCCTGCGGGAAAAGGAGGTGATCCGCCGCCGGCTGGCCGCGCTGGTCGAGGCCAGTTCCGACGTCCGCGCGGCCGTGGATCGTTCCCTCGAGGAGGTCAACGGGCGCCGCGGGGATCCGCGCAGCTTCGACCGCCTGGAGGCGCTTCTGGAGGATCAGGCGTATCGGCTCTGTTTCTGGCAGGTGGCCGCCGACGAGATCAACTACCGGCGCTTCTTCGATCTGAACGAGCTGGCGGCGATCCGCGTGGAGGATCCCGAGGTGTTCGAGGCGGTGCACGGGGCGGTTCTCGAGTACGTCCGCCGCGGCTGGGTGACGGGTCTGCGGGTCGATCACGTGGACGGCCTCTACGACCCCCTGGCCTACCTGCGCGCCCTGCAGGAGGCGGCGGCGCGGGCGCGGGGAGCGGCCGAGGATCCCGCCCGTCTCGCGCTCTACGTGGTCGTGGAAAAAATCCTCATGCGGGACGAGCGCCTCTCGCCGGACTGGCCGGTCCATGGAACGACGGGATACGATTTTCTCAACGTCCTGAACGGCCTTTTCGTCGATCCCCGGGGGGCGGAGGCCCTGGGGGACTTCTACCGCCGGTTCGCCGGCGGCGCCGCGGACGTCCGGGAGGCGCTGGCCACGTGCAAGAAATTCATCATGCACGTGTCGATGGCCAGCGAGCTTTTCATGCTGGCGTGCCGCCTGGACGCGATTTCGGAGCAGCACCGCTGGTCGCGGGACTTCACGCGGGAGAGCCAGCGGTTCGCCCTGCGCGAGGTCGCGGCGTGGTTCCCCGTGTACCGGACCTACATCCGCGGCGAGGGGGAGGCCATTTCTCCTGAAGACCGCCGCCACGTCCGCGAGGCGGTTCTCGAGGCGCGGCGCCGGAGTCCCGCGACAAGCCCCTCCCTTTTCGAGTTCATCCGGCAGGTGTGGCTCCTGGAGCATCCCGACGGCCTCACCGAGGCGCAGCGGGAGGAGCGCCGCCAGTTCGTCATGCGCCTCCAGCAGTTCACGGGTCCCGTCATGGCCAAGGGACTCGAGGACACCCTCTTCTACCGGCATTTTCCGCTGGCCTCCGCCAACGAGGTGGGGGCGGAGCCGGGGCGGATGGCGGCGTCCCTGGAGGAGTTCCACGCGCGCAACGCGGAGCGCGTGATCTCCTGGCCGCACGCCCTGCTGGCCACCTCCACCCACGACACCAAGCGGAGCGAGGACGTCCGGGCCCGACTCAACGTCCTCTCGGAGATGCCCGGCGCCTGGGCCGAGGCCGTCGAGCGCTGGCGCCGCCTGAACCGGCCGCACAAATCGATCGTCGAGGGACGCGAGGCGCCGGACGCGAACGAGGAGTATCTCTATTACCAGACCCTCGTCGGCGCGTGGCCGCCGGGCGCCCCCTCCCCGGCCGAACGGGAGGAGTTCGCGCGGCGGATCGAGGAATACATGGTCAAGGCGCTCCGGGAGGCGAAGCTCCACACGAGCTGGATCACCCCGAACGAGCCGTACGAGGCCGCGGCGCGGGAGTTCGTCCGCCGCACGCTCGATCCGGTCGCCTCCGCGGCGTTCGTGGCGGATGTGGCGTCGTTCCAGGCGCCGGTGAGCCGGGCGGGGATGCTGAACGCGCTCTCGCAAACCGTTCTGAAGATCGCCTCGCCCGGCGTGCCGGATTTCTATCAGGGGACGGAGATCTGGGATTTCAGTCTCGTGGATCCGGACAACCGGCGGCCGGTGGATTATGAGCGCCGGCGGGCGCTCCTGGCGTCGCTCCGCGACGAGGAAGCCGCCGCCCCCGAAGGCCTGGCCGCGCGGCTTCTGGCGCGGCCCGAGGACGGCCGCATCAAGATGCACGTGATGCGGGCGTCCCTCCGGTTCCGGGGCGCGGCCCGGGAGCTCTTCGAGCGGGGAAGCTACGTGCCGCTGGCCGTCTCGGGAACCCGGGCGGCGCACGTGTGCGCCTTCGCGCGGCGCCTGGGGACCCGCGCGGCGGTGGTCGCGGCGGGCCGGTTTTTCCTGGCGCTGGGGGCGGCGGAACGCCCCCCGGTGGGACGCGGAGCGTGGGGCGACACGGCGTTGATGCTTCCGGCGGACCTGGTCGAGAGGAGCTGGCGGGACGTCCTGACCGGCCGGCGGATTCCGGCCGGACCGAGGACGGCGCTGGCCGACCTTTTCGCGGAGCTTCCGGTCGCGCTTCTGGAGGCGGTCTCGTGA
- a CDS encoding sugar phosphate isomerase/epimerase family protein yields MYLAYNTNGLAHHRLEDALRLLADLGYRGVALTPDAVHLDPYRTAEREWEAARALLERLGLRCVVETGARYLLDPRRKHWPTLVTPDPEAAGRRMDFYRRCLRLARALGAEAVSIWSGAVEPGDAPSAAFDRLLARLPRLLDEAGASGLPLCFEPEPGMLVDGLARYRELRRKLGRSDLWTTIDVGHLVVTERGAPHEYLAEFAETLRNVQLDDARPGVHEHLPPGRGVVDFAAVFRELRRLGYAGPLALELSRDSHRAAEAAEEAHRALAPLLEKL; encoded by the coding sequence GTGTATCTCGCCTACAACACGAACGGCCTGGCGCATCATCGGCTGGAGGACGCGCTCCGCCTCCTGGCCGATCTGGGCTACCGGGGCGTGGCCCTCACGCCCGACGCGGTTCACCTGGATCCCTATCGGACGGCCGAGCGCGAATGGGAGGCGGCGCGGGCGCTTTTGGAACGGCTGGGCTTGCGCTGCGTGGTCGAGACCGGAGCGCGCTACCTGCTGGATCCCCGCCGCAAGCACTGGCCGACGCTGGTGACTCCGGACCCGGAGGCGGCCGGGCGCCGGATGGATTTTTACCGGCGGTGCCTGCGTCTGGCGCGGGCCCTGGGGGCCGAGGCGGTGTCGATCTGGAGCGGCGCGGTCGAGCCCGGGGACGCTCCGTCGGCCGCCTTCGACCGGTTGCTGGCTCGACTTCCGCGGCTTCTGGACGAGGCGGGCGCGTCGGGGCTTCCGCTGTGCTTCGAGCCGGAGCCGGGAATGCTCGTGGACGGTCTGGCGCGCTATCGGGAGCTTCGCCGGAAGCTGGGGCGGAGCGATCTCTGGACCACGATCGACGTGGGGCATCTGGTGGTGACGGAGCGGGGGGCGCCCCACGAGTACCTGGCGGAGTTCGCGGAAACGCTCCGGAACGTGCAGCTCGACGACGCGCGCCCGGGCGTGCACGAGCATCTTCCGCCGGGCCGCGGGGTGGTGGACTTCGCCGCGGTCTTCCGCGAGCTGCGGCGTCTCGGATACGCGGGTCCGCTGGCCCTGGAGCTTTCGCGGGACAGCCATCGCGCGGCGGAGGCGGCGGAGGAGGCGCACCGGGCGCTCGCGCCGCTCCTCGAAAAACTTTAG